One genomic segment of Corallococcus silvisoli includes these proteins:
- a CDS encoding DmpA family aminopeptidase, whose product MVRIPEETGPRVRARELGLPLGRFKTGKYNAITDVEGVLVGHTTIIQGQGPLRPGFGPVRTGVTAILPNMGNIFMERMSGGGFVLNGAGEVSGMTQLMEWGLIETPILLTNTMAVGAVSDGVANYLVQRYPGIGDEHDVIIPVVGECDDSWLNDISGRHVRQEHVVAAIDSAKSGPVQEGNVGGGTGMVTCDFKGGIGTSSRKLPEVLGGYTLGVLVMSNFGKMHNLRVGGLPVGEVLVEKFKNTPHRGKSYGSIIAVVATDAPLLSHQINRLCKRVGLGIGRVGSYAAHGSGEIVVGFSTANIIPRRTQKMVYKMKILLDQRLDPLYEAVMEATEEAILNAMCMATPMTGVNDNYSPALPLDEVRRFVDACRPIFASVKKRPHQTSVPASKERPSDEDREGDVTLGSALPTQVRSAEGIPFPTRPAPNEPPVDGEAEARPEAPPPPTSGEDPEGSSSGSP is encoded by the coding sequence ATGGTGCGGATACCGGAAGAGACAGGGCCGAGGGTCCGGGCGCGGGAGCTGGGGCTTCCGCTGGGGCGCTTCAAGACGGGGAAGTACAACGCGATCACCGACGTGGAGGGCGTGCTGGTAGGCCACACCACGATCATCCAGGGCCAGGGGCCCCTGAGGCCCGGCTTCGGGCCGGTGCGCACGGGCGTCACGGCCATCCTGCCCAACATGGGCAACATCTTCATGGAGCGGATGAGCGGGGGCGGCTTCGTGCTCAACGGCGCGGGCGAGGTCTCCGGCATGACGCAGCTCATGGAGTGGGGCCTCATCGAGACGCCCATCCTGCTCACCAACACCATGGCCGTGGGCGCGGTGTCCGACGGCGTGGCCAACTACCTGGTCCAGCGCTACCCGGGCATCGGCGACGAGCACGACGTCATCATCCCCGTGGTGGGCGAGTGCGACGACTCGTGGCTCAACGACATCTCCGGGCGCCACGTGCGCCAGGAGCACGTCGTCGCGGCCATCGACAGCGCGAAGTCCGGCCCGGTGCAAGAGGGCAACGTCGGCGGTGGCACGGGCATGGTGACGTGCGACTTCAAGGGCGGCATCGGCACGTCGTCGCGCAAGCTGCCGGAGGTGCTGGGCGGCTACACGCTGGGCGTGCTCGTCATGTCCAACTTCGGGAAGATGCACAACCTGCGCGTGGGCGGCCTCCCGGTGGGCGAGGTGCTGGTGGAGAAGTTCAAGAACACCCCCCACCGCGGCAAGTCCTACGGCTCCATCATCGCCGTGGTCGCCACCGACGCGCCCCTCTTGAGCCATCAGATCAACCGCCTGTGCAAGCGCGTGGGCCTGGGCATTGGGCGGGTGGGCAGCTACGCGGCGCACGGCTCCGGTGAGATCGTCGTGGGCTTCTCCACCGCGAACATCATCCCCAGGCGCACCCAGAAGATGGTCTACAAGATGAAGATCCTCCTGGATCAGCGTCTGGACCCCCTCTACGAGGCCGTGATGGAGGCCACCGAGGAGGCCATCCTCAACGCCATGTGCATGGCCACGCCCATGACGGGCGTGAACGACAACTACTCGCCCGCGCTGCCCCTGGACGAGGTCCGCCGCTTCGTGGACGCCTGCCGCCCCATCTTCGCCTCGGTGAAGAAGCGCCCCCACCAGACGAGCGTGCCTGCCTCCAAGGAGCGCCCCAGCGACGAGGACCGGGAGGGGGACGTGACCCTGGGCTCGGCCCTGCCCACCCAGGTGCGCAGCGCGGAGGGCATTCCCTTCCCGACCCGGCCCGCCCCCAACGAGCCCCCCGTGGACGGGGAGGCCGAAGCCCGCCCGGAAGCGCCCCCGCCCCCCACCTCCGGCGAGGACCCCGAGGGTTCCTCTTCCGGGAGCCCGTAG